The Exiguobacterium aurantiacum DSM 6208 genome includes a window with the following:
- a CDS encoding transporter substrate-binding domain-containing protein codes for MKKWIVTGALVMSAIVLGACSQETTGEEKKTLVMGTSADYFPYEFVDTANGDAIVGFDIEIAETITERLGYELKIEDMDFGSLLGALNAGRVDFVMAGMTPTEERKENADFTDIYLSATNLIMSKDESLQSIEALAGKKIGVQTASIQENIAKEQAPDAELVSLNKIPEIVQELNTGRIDAMVIEDTVAQKYLDQDQGFYTFALKEDGEKGSAAAFKLDDELRDQFNDELKKMMESGEIDELTKKWFSMEPTE; via the coding sequence ATGAAGAAATGGATCGTTACAGGGGCACTCGTCATGAGTGCCATCGTACTTGGGGCTTGCAGTCAAGAGACAACGGGAGAAGAAAAAAAGACACTCGTCATGGGGACGAGCGCCGACTACTTCCCGTATGAATTCGTCGACACGGCGAACGGGGACGCCATTGTCGGCTTTGACATTGAAATCGCTGAGACGATTACGGAACGTCTCGGTTATGAGTTAAAGATTGAAGATATGGATTTTGGAAGTCTGCTTGGCGCTCTCAACGCTGGACGTGTCGACTTTGTCATGGCGGGCATGACGCCGACCGAGGAACGTAAAGAGAATGCGGACTTCACGGACATTTATTTGTCGGCGACGAACTTGATCATGTCGAAGGATGAATCGCTACAATCGATTGAAGCGCTTGCTGGCAAAAAAATCGGTGTCCAGACGGCTTCGATTCAAGAAAACATCGCCAAAGAGCAAGCACCGGATGCGGAGCTCGTCTCATTAAACAAGATTCCAGAAATCGTCCAGGAATTGAACACAGGTCGGATCGACGCGATGGTCATCGAGGATACGGTCGCTCAGAAGTACTTGGACCAAGATCAAGGGTTCTACACGTTCGCGTTGAAAGAAGACGGCGAAAAGGGCTCGGCGGCCGCCTTCAAGTTAGACGATGAGCTGCGCGACCAATTCAATGATGAGTTGAAAAAGATGATGGAGTCAGGCGAAATTGATGAATTGACGAAGAAATGGTTCTCGATGGAGCCGACAGAATGA
- the hisB gene encoding imidazoleglycerol-phosphate dehydratase HisB: MRTAETKRETNETKIELKLDLNGTGQSDIQTGVGFFDHMLTLFAFHSQIDLSVHVEGDTWVDAHHTVEDVGIALGQMILEALGDKVGIRRYGTSYLPMDETLARSVVDVSGRPFLVFNADIKNPKLGDFDTELAEEFFRAVAMNARLTLHLEVLYGTNSHHMVEGLFKAFGRSLAEAIGQDGSNRLPSTKGRIEG, encoded by the coding sequence TTGAGAACAGCTGAAACGAAACGCGAGACGAACGAGACAAAGATTGAACTGAAGTTAGATTTGAACGGGACGGGACAAAGCGATATTCAAACGGGCGTCGGCTTCTTCGACCACATGTTGACGTTGTTCGCTTTCCATAGCCAAATCGATTTATCGGTTCACGTCGAAGGAGATACGTGGGTCGACGCCCACCATACGGTCGAAGACGTCGGGATTGCCTTAGGGCAGATGATTTTAGAGGCGCTCGGTGACAAGGTCGGGATTCGCCGCTACGGTACGAGTTACCTCCCGATGGACGAGACGCTCGCACGCAGTGTCGTCGACGTGTCGGGTCGCCCGTTCCTCGTGTTTAACGCCGACATCAAAAATCCTAAGCTCGGTGACTTTGATACAGAGCTTGCCGAGGAGTTTTTCCGCGCTGTCGCGATGAACGCCCGACTGACGCTGCATCTTGAAGTGCTATACGGCACGAACTCACACCATATGGTCGAAGGGTTATTCAAAGCGTTCGGTCGCTCGCTCGCCGAAGCGATTGGACAGGACGGGTCGAACCGCCTGCCCTCAACGAAAGGACGGATCGAAGGATGA
- the hisF gene encoding imidazole glycerol phosphate synthase subunit HisF, protein MLKRRIIPCLDVKEGRVVKGVEFVALRDIGDPVEIAKYYDASGADELVFLDITASTERRQTMLDVVSAVARKVFIPLTVGGGIRSLEDISSLLKAGADKVSLNTLAVESPDLIKQAAERFGSQCIVVAIDVRFEDGEYFVYTYGGKQKTELRAIDWAKRVAELGAGELLVTSMNQDGKQSGYDLGILELLRDAVDIPIIASGGAGNASHVVDALERVDAALLASILHDRKTTVEEVKHVCSEHNLPMRFVTTTVD, encoded by the coding sequence ATGCTTAAACGACGCATCATCCCATGTCTTGATGTAAAAGAAGGACGTGTCGTCAAAGGCGTCGAATTCGTGGCGCTACGCGATATCGGTGACCCGGTGGAAATCGCGAAATATTATGACGCCTCCGGGGCCGACGAGCTCGTCTTTTTGGATATCACGGCCAGCACCGAGCGGCGCCAGACGATGCTCGACGTCGTCAGCGCCGTCGCCCGGAAAGTGTTCATCCCGCTCACGGTCGGCGGCGGTATTCGTTCGCTTGAAGACATCTCTTCGCTTTTAAAAGCAGGGGCGGATAAAGTCTCACTCAACACGCTCGCCGTCGAATCGCCTGATTTGATTAAACAGGCGGCCGAACGTTTCGGGTCTCAATGTATCGTCGTCGCCATCGACGTTCGCTTCGAGGACGGGGAGTACTTCGTCTACACGTATGGCGGCAAACAGAAGACGGAACTGCGCGCCATTGACTGGGCGAAACGCGTCGCCGAACTTGGGGCAGGGGAACTGCTCGTCACGTCGATGAACCAAGACGGGAAACAGAGCGGGTATGATTTGGGCATTCTCGAGCTTCTCCGTGACGCGGTCGATATACCAATCATCGCCTCGGGTGGGGCCGGCAACGCGAGTCACGTCGTCGATGCGCTCGAACGTGTCGATGCGGCGCTGCTCGCTTCGATTCTACATGACCGGAAAACGACAGTGGAAGAGGTGAAGCACGTATGCAGCGAACACAACTTGCCGATGCGGTTTGTTACGACGACAGTGGATTGA
- the hisH gene encoding imidazole glycerol phosphate synthase subunit HisH has protein sequence MNVAVIDYGMGNVFNVERALKAIGCHVVITNDATEIEAADAILLPGVGAFPQAMASLHATGLVPLLKRMATEKPFLGICLGMQLLFDSSTEGMLTEGLGLIEGRVERMRAKRLPHVGWNSILRDEDVYFVHSYHVVTAEANIVASADYMGERVPAIVQDGLVTGMQFHPEKSGTFGLRLLQEWKESVEREITTGN, from the coding sequence ATGAACGTCGCGGTCATTGATTATGGGATGGGGAACGTCTTTAACGTCGAACGGGCGCTGAAAGCAATCGGTTGTCACGTCGTCATCACGAACGATGCGACGGAAATTGAGGCGGCCGATGCGATCTTGCTACCAGGTGTCGGCGCTTTCCCGCAAGCGATGGCGTCCCTCCATGCGACGGGACTCGTGCCGTTGTTGAAACGGATGGCGACGGAGAAACCGTTCCTCGGGATTTGCCTCGGCATGCAACTGTTGTTCGACTCGAGCACAGAAGGAATGTTGACCGAAGGACTCGGACTCATCGAAGGACGCGTCGAACGGATGCGAGCGAAGCGGTTGCCGCACGTTGGGTGGAACTCGATTTTACGCGATGAGGACGTGTACTTCGTCCATTCGTATCACGTCGTGACCGCTGAGGCGAATATTGTCGCCTCAGCCGACTATATGGGCGAGCGCGTTCCTGCGATCGTACAGGACGGTCTTGTCACGGGGATGCAGTTCCATCCAGAGAAGAGCGGGACGTTCGGATTACGTTTACTACAAGAATGGAAGGAGTCGGTCGAGCGTGAGATTACTACCGGCAATTGA
- a CDS encoding sugar O-acetyltransferase gives MTEKEKMVRGERYLAGDEELVTARRHARRLMEQFNQSGIDDLAIRKETLSELFGSTGESFYFEPTFKCDYGFNIHIGERFFANFDCVFLDICPIRFGDDCMLGPGVHVYTATHPLDPTERISGIEYGKPVTVGHRVWIGGGAIINPGVTIGNDAVIASGAVVTKDVPASTVVGGNPARVIKTIT, from the coding sequence ATGACGGAAAAAGAAAAGATGGTTCGAGGCGAGCGCTACCTTGCCGGAGATGAAGAGCTTGTGACCGCACGGCGCCATGCGCGTCGATTGATGGAGCAGTTCAATCAATCAGGCATCGATGATCTCGCCATTCGAAAAGAAACATTAAGCGAGTTGTTCGGGTCGACCGGGGAGTCGTTTTACTTCGAGCCGACGTTCAAATGTGATTATGGCTTCAATATCCACATCGGGGAGCGGTTCTTCGCAAATTTCGATTGTGTGTTTTTAGACATCTGTCCAATCCGGTTCGGTGACGATTGTATGCTCGGACCGGGCGTGCACGTTTACACGGCGACTCATCCGCTCGACCCGACGGAGCGCATCTCCGGCATAGAATATGGGAAACCGGTCACGGTCGGACATCGCGTCTGGATCGGCGGTGGCGCCATCATCAATCCTGGTGTGACAATCGGGAATGATGCCGTGATCGCTTCCGGCGCGGTCGTGACGAAAGACGTGCCCGCCTCTACCGTCGTCGGGGGCAACCCGGCGCGCGTCATCAAGACGATCACATAA
- a CDS encoding glycosyltransferase family 2 protein, which yields MVSRNEPVETKWGRKRIGNRWYWTILTRFWLSHGFSLAWLLFSIYISLPWLMDLAKLTNLPLALFIIGGIAYIPGYLMAFLLASLVLDRQPPFKDEHPNEAVTVMIAAYNEEASIYETIRYVATQDYTGPLHLLVIDNNSNDNTSAEVLRAKEDFSIPITLLHEQKPGKFQALNFGLTHVTTPYVITLDADTLIHPSAVRFLVARLVSSPKDVCAVAGSMLVRNSRSSFWTRLQEWDYFLGIASIKRLQGLYQGTLVAQGAFSLYETAAVQEVGGWPDAIGEDIVLTWRLLEKKRRVYFEPLAVAFTDAPESFRHFARQRSRWARGMVEGLQEVKPWRQPQLYTKYLTGVNLIMPYLDIAYTFFWIPGLILAMFGHYWIVGPMTLLVLPLTVLSYGLLYFYQRDYVFKNLNLRVRKNLFGFIFFVLSYQLFMSPISVWGYAQETFKLKRVWE from the coding sequence ATGGTTTCACGCAATGAACCGGTCGAGACGAAATGGGGACGAAAACGCATCGGGAATCGCTGGTATTGGACGATTTTAACGCGTTTTTGGCTGTCACACGGTTTCTCACTCGCCTGGTTGCTCTTCTCGATTTACATCTCGCTTCCTTGGCTCATGGATTTAGCCAAATTGACCAATCTCCCACTTGCACTCTTCATTATCGGTGGCATCGCCTACATACCAGGATATTTGATGGCCTTTTTACTCGCCAGTCTCGTCCTCGATCGCCAACCTCCGTTCAAAGATGAACATCCAAATGAGGCCGTAACGGTTATGATTGCCGCTTATAATGAAGAGGCTTCAATCTATGAGACAATCCGCTACGTTGCAACGCAAGATTATACAGGTCCCCTTCACTTACTTGTCATCGATAACAATTCAAATGACAATACGTCAGCGGAAGTGTTACGAGCTAAAGAAGATTTTTCGATTCCGATCACATTATTACATGAACAAAAACCAGGAAAGTTCCAAGCACTTAATTTCGGCTTAACCCACGTGACAACACCGTACGTCATCACCCTCGACGCCGACACGTTGATTCATCCGTCCGCGGTTCGATTTTTAGTGGCTCGACTCGTGAGCAGTCCGAAAGATGTGTGCGCCGTCGCCGGCAGCATGCTCGTCCGGAATAGCCGCAGCTCGTTTTGGACACGCCTTCAAGAATGGGATTATTTCTTAGGAATCGCTTCAATCAAACGGCTTCAAGGACTTTATCAAGGAACGCTCGTCGCACAAGGGGCGTTTAGTTTATATGAAACGGCGGCCGTTCAAGAAGTCGGTGGTTGGCCCGACGCAATCGGTGAAGATATCGTGCTCACTTGGCGCTTGCTTGAGAAGAAACGCCGTGTCTACTTTGAACCGCTCGCGGTCGCCTTCACCGACGCCCCGGAGTCGTTCCGCCACTTTGCCCGCCAACGCTCGCGCTGGGCCCGAGGCATGGTCGAGGGATTGCAGGAAGTGAAGCCGTGGCGTCAGCCCCAGCTGTATACAAAATACTTAACGGGCGTCAACTTGATCATGCCTTATCTCGATATCGCTTATACGTTCTTTTGGATCCCTGGTCTGATCCTCGCCATGTTCGGTCACTATTGGATCGTCGGTCCGATGACGTTGCTCGTTTTGCCCCTCACCGTCCTTAGCTACGGTCTCCTCTACTTTTATCAACGCGATTACGTGTTCAAAAACTTGAACTTACGTGTCCGTAAAAACTTGTTCGGTTTCATCTTTTTCGTGTTGAGCTATCAGCTGTTCATGTCCCCGATTTCAGTGTGGGGCTATGCACAAGAGACGTTCAAACTAAAACGTGTTTGGGAATGA
- a CDS encoding DUF7916 family protein, whose protein sequence is MKRILDCRASDFLTFNRSDLIESIRKAEGRTVLAEVIPTVQPLYPEVTNAELARAFGADMILLNMFDVFHPYVKGLESHALFGNDPEETMSDNPILELKRLVGLPIGVNLEPVDFSEKSSEMHDVKHGRLATREAFAKASELGIDFICLTGNPNTGVTNEAIEQAIISARQEFAGVIIAGKMHQAGVGRVLDREAYTRFAEAGADIILIPAPGTVPGVREDEFFEVTRDIQALNKLVVAAIGTSQEGADEATIREIALSSKRGGTDVFHIGDAGLSGIATPENIQALSIAIRGRRHTYIRMATSVNR, encoded by the coding sequence ATGAAACGTATTCTAGATTGCAGAGCCAGCGACTTTTTGACGTTCAACCGCAGCGATTTGATTGAGTCCATTCGAAAAGCCGAAGGACGCACCGTCCTCGCGGAGGTCATCCCGACCGTCCAACCGTTGTATCCCGAAGTGACGAACGCGGAACTTGCCAGAGCCTTCGGTGCAGATATGATCTTACTCAACATGTTTGACGTGTTTCACCCGTACGTGAAAGGACTGGAAAGTCACGCCTTGTTCGGTAACGACCCGGAAGAAACGATGTCAGACAATCCGATTTTAGAGTTGAAACGGCTCGTCGGGTTGCCGATCGGTGTCAATTTAGAACCGGTCGACTTCTCCGAGAAGTCTTCTGAAATGCATGACGTCAAGCATGGACGGCTCGCGACACGTGAAGCGTTCGCGAAAGCGTCTGAACTTGGCATCGACTTTATTTGTCTGACCGGCAACCCGAACACCGGCGTGACGAATGAGGCGATCGAGCAAGCCATTATCAGCGCCCGTCAAGAGTTTGCCGGCGTCATCATCGCCGGCAAGATGCATCAAGCCGGTGTCGGCCGAGTGCTCGACCGCGAGGCGTACACGCGCTTCGCCGAAGCCGGTGCCGATATCATCTTGATTCCAGCCCCAGGTACCGTCCCTGGTGTTCGCGAAGACGAGTTTTTCGAAGTCACCCGCGACATCCAAGCGCTGAACAAACTCGTCGTCGCCGCCATCGGGACTTCACAAGAAGGAGCAGACGAGGCGACGATTCGGGAAATCGCCTTGTCCTCGAAACGTGGTGGGACGGACGTGTTTCATATCGGGGACGCTGGACTGTCAGGCATCGCCACACCGGAAAATATTCAAGCGTTATCGATTGCCATCCGCGGTCGGCGTCATACGTATATCCGCATGGCCACCTCGGTCAATCGCTAA
- the hisA gene encoding 1-(5-phosphoribosyl)-5-[(5-phosphoribosylamino)methylideneamino]imidazole-4-carboxamide isomerase, with amino-acid sequence MRLLPAIDLIDGKIVRLTEGDFNTEEQYGDPYEKLKEWQGRVPMLHLIDLEGAKAGEPRHLDVVRFAKECGFFVQTGGGIRSVEALDAVMETGADRVLLGTKAFTDPDFLDAALAKYGDRIAVALDAYDGMVAVNGWQEATTLRDIEAANDLVARGVKTILYTDIGSDGKLNGPNLERMRALREAVTVTLIASGGVTTEADVQALSDAQIDEAVVGKALLSGKVSLDQLIEWEARHA; translated from the coding sequence GTGAGATTACTACCGGCAATTGATTTAATCGATGGTAAAATCGTCCGTCTGACAGAAGGGGATTTTAATACAGAAGAACAGTACGGGGACCCATACGAAAAGTTGAAAGAATGGCAAGGGCGTGTCCCGATGCTCCATTTGATCGACCTCGAGGGAGCAAAGGCGGGTGAGCCGAGACACCTTGACGTCGTCCGTTTCGCGAAAGAATGCGGATTTTTCGTCCAGACGGGCGGGGGCATCCGTTCAGTCGAAGCACTCGATGCTGTCATGGAGACCGGGGCCGACCGCGTCCTACTCGGGACGAAGGCGTTCACGGATCCCGATTTCTTGGATGCGGCGCTCGCCAAATACGGCGACCGTATTGCCGTCGCGCTCGATGCGTATGACGGGATGGTCGCCGTCAACGGCTGGCAAGAGGCGACGACATTGCGTGATATCGAGGCCGCGAATGATTTGGTCGCCCGTGGCGTGAAGACGATCCTTTACACAGATATCGGTTCGGACGGCAAACTGAACGGCCCGAACCTCGAGCGCATGCGCGCGCTCCGTGAGGCGGTCACGGTCACTCTCATCGCTTCAGGCGGGGTGACGACAGAGGCAGACGTCCAGGCACTAAGCGACGCGCAGATCGATGAGGCCGTCGTCGGCAAGGCGTTGCTTTCAGGAAAAGTCAGTCTCGACCAGTTGATCGAGTGGGAGGCGCGCCATGCTTAA
- the hisE gene encoding phosphoribosyl-ATP diphosphatase, translated as MIHELEKLIQERKTTPKDGSYTTYLFESGVDKIAKKFGEESFEVVIAALQDENVVEEAADVIYHLLVLLAAKGVSLEDVETLLSERHGTTTPAKPRRDVEDW; from the coding sequence ATGATTCACGAGTTAGAGAAATTGATTCAAGAACGGAAGACGACACCGAAAGACGGGTCGTATACGACGTATTTGTTCGAGTCAGGCGTCGATAAAATCGCCAAAAAGTTCGGCGAGGAATCGTTCGAGGTCGTGATTGCGGCATTGCAGGATGAGAACGTCGTCGAAGAGGCGGCGGACGTGATCTATCACTTGCTCGTCTTGCTCGCAGCGAAAGGTGTCTCGCTTGAAGACGTCGAGACGCTTCTCAGTGAGCGCCATGGGACGACAACACCGGCGAAACCACGCCGTGACGTCGAAGACTGGTAA
- a CDS encoding pyridoxal phosphate-dependent aminotransferase — protein MRQVSLPIYPVTYPTGFRLNQNESQFPVPTRLHEQLSTLSFHDLHEYPVQPIDELFRRYAAYVGVEPNQLLVGCGSDEMIHVVTQALLSPEDVVLSPNPDFALYPIFTTIAHGRHVQTDGLSFDALVSSVEHYAPKLLLLSNPNNPTGKLWTVAELSDLAARVPYLVVDEAYIDFTPDASMISHLDAFPNVIVLRTLSKAFGLANVRLGFMVTTTELAAYFRQFVPPFNISGVSAKIANVFLQDSSYLDEAIAWHAEMRDKWSSLLATIGQVHPAKANFLYVTLDEPELIWSHLATNGIHTSRQSSGIRVTLGTEQALLATKRALMTWSPVSQP, from the coding sequence ATGAGACAAGTCTCATTGCCGATTTATCCCGTCACCTATCCGACCGGATTTCGATTAAATCAAAACGAGAGCCAGTTCCCGGTGCCGACACGGTTGCACGAACAGCTTTCAACGCTCTCGTTTCACGATTTACATGAGTATCCGGTGCAACCGATTGACGAGTTGTTCAGGCGTTATGCGGCGTACGTTGGCGTGGAACCGAATCAACTGCTCGTCGGGTGTGGCAGTGACGAGATGATTCACGTCGTCACGCAGGCGTTGTTATCGCCGGAAGACGTCGTCTTGTCACCGAATCCCGATTTCGCCCTTTATCCGATCTTCACGACGATCGCACACGGACGTCACGTGCAAACTGACGGTTTATCGTTCGATGCCCTCGTCTCGTCGGTGGAACACTATGCACCAAAACTATTGCTGCTATCGAACCCGAACAATCCGACTGGAAAGCTATGGACGGTTGCCGAGTTGAGTGACCTCGCCGCACGCGTTCCGTATCTCGTCGTCGACGAAGCATACATCGATTTCACACCGGACGCGAGCATGATTTCACATCTCGATGCTTTCCCGAACGTAATCGTGCTCCGAACGTTATCGAAGGCGTTCGGTCTCGCCAACGTCCGTCTTGGTTTCATGGTCACAACGACTGAACTAGCGGCTTACTTCCGGCAATTCGTTCCTCCGTTCAACATTAGCGGTGTCAGTGCAAAAATTGCCAACGTCTTTTTACAAGATTCATCTTATCTTGACGAGGCGATCGCTTGGCATGCCGAGATGCGCGACAAGTGGTCATCGTTACTCGCCACAATCGGTCAAGTTCACCCCGCTAAAGCGAATTTCCTATACGTGACGCTCGACGAACCGGAATTGATATGGTCCCATCTCGCCACGAACGGGATTCACACGTCGCGTCAATCAAGCGGGATTCGAGTGACGCTCGGAACCGAGCAAGCTCTGTTAGCTACAAAACGTGCGTTGATGACGTGGTCGCCCGTTTCTCAACCATAA
- the hisI gene encoding phosphoribosyl-AMP cyclohydrolase, whose protein sequence is MQRTQLADAVCYDDSGLIPAIIVSTEDNAVLMLGYMNDEAIQQTLETNTVTFWSRSKGRLWMKGESSGNTLELESIHVDCDQDALLVRVRANGPTCHTGNRSCFFTEVEG, encoded by the coding sequence ATGCAGCGAACACAACTTGCCGATGCGGTTTGTTACGACGACAGTGGATTGATCCCGGCGATCATCGTGTCGACGGAAGATAACGCCGTACTCATGCTCGGCTATATGAACGATGAAGCGATTCAACAGACGCTTGAGACGAACACGGTCACGTTCTGGTCGCGCTCAAAAGGGCGGCTTTGGATGAAAGGCGAATCGAGCGGGAACACGCTCGAACTTGAAAGCATTCATGTCGACTGCGATCAAGACGCGCTTCTCGTCCGCGTCCGGGCCAATGGGCCGACGTGTCACACGGGTAATCGAAGTTGCTTTTTCACGGAGGTGGAAGGATGA
- a CDS encoding pyridoxal phosphate-dependent aminotransferase — protein MRQRYETIPRYVPHAVKGHALNQNESQYELPERIQDKIRSIDLTGLSRYPVEELIRLKQRYAEYAGVEVNQLMVGSGSDELLAILCQALLDVDDVVVAPLPDFSMYGIYAHIARGNFVQPDEDGLSFQSLVQTIEANHPKLVLVSNPNNPTGKMWTLDELAMVAERVPYLVVDEAYIDFTMDDSFNPRLADHRNVIILRTLSKAFGLANLRIGFMIADPALIENIDRFRSPFNVSGLSAAVAAVVLEDVAYIRDAVAYHNEQREKLKPLLAPVGKILPSRANFLYVVIRDSEAWASRFLANGVHVRAFSDGIRVSAGTDEAYRLIQQTIEEVSSLENS, from the coding sequence ATGAGACAACGATACGAAACGATTCCGCGTTACGTCCCACATGCGGTCAAGGGACATGCGTTAAATCAAAACGAGAGCCAATACGAACTTCCCGAGCGAATCCAAGACAAGATTCGTTCAATCGACTTGACCGGTTTAAGCCGTTATCCGGTCGAAGAGTTGATTCGCTTGAAACAACGTTATGCCGAATACGCGGGCGTTGAAGTGAACCAATTGATGGTCGGCAGCGGTAGCGATGAGTTGCTCGCGATACTTTGCCAGGCACTTCTCGACGTCGATGACGTCGTCGTCGCACCGCTCCCGGACTTTTCGATGTATGGCATTTATGCACACATCGCGCGAGGGAACTTCGTGCAGCCGGACGAGGACGGATTATCGTTCCAATCACTCGTACAGACGATCGAGGCGAACCATCCGAAACTCGTCCTCGTCTCAAACCCGAACAATCCGACGGGGAAAATGTGGACGCTTGACGAGCTCGCGATGGTCGCAGAACGGGTGCCATATCTCGTCGTCGATGAGGCGTATATTGACTTCACGATGGACGATTCGTTCAACCCCCGTCTCGCTGATCATCGAAACGTCATCATTCTTCGAACGTTGTCAAAAGCGTTCGGGTTGGCGAATTTACGGATTGGTTTCATGATTGCGGACCCGGCATTGATCGAGAACATCGACCGCTTTCGCTCACCGTTCAACGTGAGCGGACTGAGCGCGGCCGTTGCGGCCGTCGTCTTAGAGGATGTGGCCTACATTCGTGACGCTGTCGCGTACCATAATGAACAACGTGAAAAACTGAAACCATTACTGGCACCGGTCGGGAAAATCCTCCCGAGTCGGGCCAATTTCTTATACGTCGTGATACGAGACAGTGAAGCGTGGGCGAGTCGGTTTCTTGCCAACGGGGTCCACGTCCGGGCTTTCTCCGATGGCATCCGTGTCAGTGCCGGGACGGATGAGGCGTATCGATTGATTCAACAAACGATAGAAGAGGTGAGTTCACTTGAGAACAGCTGA
- a CDS encoding AAA family ATPase, translating into MFFLQLSGFPGSGKSTLSREIARRLDAVIVDHDVTKTALLESTAQHPLDPALTGKIAYDIDWALVEFNLSLGRNVMLDSPCLYDVMIDRGLAIAANSGATYRYIECLVDDIDEINRRLRERDRKLSQIEHVSPSDFHQTVANSKKPPNMHTLTIDTNRPLETYIPAVIAYLQQID; encoded by the coding sequence ATGTTCTTTCTTCAACTGTCCGGTTTCCCCGGATCCGGTAAATCGACGCTGTCTCGCGAGATCGCTCGACGACTGGATGCGGTCATCGTCGATCACGATGTCACGAAGACGGCACTTCTTGAATCGACCGCACAGCATCCGCTTGACCCGGCGCTGACCGGAAAAATCGCTTATGACATCGACTGGGCGCTCGTCGAGTTCAATCTATCTTTAGGGAGAAACGTCATGTTGGATAGCCCTTGTTTATATGACGTGATGATTGACCGCGGCTTGGCGATTGCGGCAAATAGCGGAGCCACCTATCGTTACATCGAATGTCTCGTCGATGACATCGATGAAATCAATCGCCGGTTGCGTGAGCGCGATCGAAAGCTCAGCCAAATCGAACACGTTTCCCCATCTGATTTTCACCAAACCGTGGCGAACAGCAAAAAGCCACCGAATATGCATACGCTTACAATCGATACGAATCGTCCGCTCGAGACGTACATTCCCGCAGTCATCGCCTATCTTCAACAAATTGATTGA